Genomic DNA from Mycobacterium stomatepiae:
ATTCGGCGCCCTTCAGGTGACCGCGGCCGCCAAGGCGGGGCTCTCCCCGCTGCTGATGGCCGCGGGCAACAGCAGCGGCGGCGTGCTGGGCAAGATGATCTCGCCGCAGAACCTTGCGATCGCGGCCGCGGCGGTCGACGTGCACGGCAAAGAAGGCGATATATTTCGTCGTGTTTTCTTGTGGAGCCTGGTGTTTCTGGCCTTCATCTGCGTCCTGTCGGGACTGCAAACGTCGGTGCTGTCCTGGATGGTGTTCTGACGAGGGGCTAGTTTTTAGCTTCGCGCCAGCCCCGCTCGAACGGCAACCGCCACGCGTTGGGCGCGATCAACTGATGAATGGCGTTGGGACCCCAGGTGCCGGGCGGATAGGTCTTGGCCGCCGGTGGATCGGTGAGCAGTTCTTTCGAACGTTCCCATAGTGATTCGATGCCCTCGGCCGTGGTGAACAGCGTGTGATCGCCGCGCATCGCGTCGAGAATGAGCCGTTCGTAGGCCTCCAGCGTCTGGTCCGCGGTGTCGATCTCACGTGACGAGAACTGCATCGACAACTTGTCGAGCTTCATCCCGGGGCCGGGCCGCTTGCCGTAGAAGGACAGCGAAACCTTCGAGTTGTCAGCGAGATCGAATGTGAGATGGTCGGGTCCCTGGGTCCCCACCCCCGACCCTGGCGGGAACATGCTGCGCGGAGCCTCTTTGAAGGCGATCGAGATGATGCGGATCCCTTCGGCCATCTTCTTGCCGGTGCGCAGATAGATCGGCACGCCGGCCCAGCGCCAGTTGTCGATGCCGACCCGCAGCGCGATGAACGTCTCGGTGTCGGAATCGCTTGCGACTCCGGGCTCCCCGCGATACCCGCCGTATTGGCCCCGCACCACGTCCGAGCATTTCACCGGAAGCATCGAGCGGAACACCTTGTTCTTCTCTTCGCTGATGGCGTAGGGCTCCAGGGCCGTCGGAGGTTCCATCACCACGAATGCCATCACCTGGAACAGGTGGGTCACCACCATATCCTTGTAGGCGCCGGTGCTTTCGTAGAAGTTCGCCCGCTGATCCAGCCCGAGGGTCTCGGGAATGTCGATCTGGATGTGGTCGATGAAGTTGCGGTTCCAGATCGGCTCGAACAACCCGTTGGCGAAGCGGAACGCCAAGATGTTCTGGGCCGCTTCCTTGCCGAGGAAGTGGTCGATGCGGAAAATCTGGGATTCGTCGAACGTTTCGTGCAGGAAGTCGTTGAGGGCCACCGCACTTTCCAAGTTGGTGCCGAACGGCTTCTCCATCACCACCCGGGAACGCTCGACGAGATTGGCCTCGCGCAGCATCGTGATCACGTCGCGTGCGGCTTTCGGCGGAACCGACAAGTAGTGCAGGCGCCGCACTTTCGGCCCCAGGCTGGCCTCGGCTTCGGCGACCGTGGCGGCCAGTGCCGCGGGTCCGGCACCCTGCGGGACGTAGCGCACGATCTTCGAGAAGTCGGCCCACTGTTCGGGCGTCAGTTTGTGGGTGCCGTACGAATCGATCGCGTTCTTCGCGATGTCCCGGAACTCGTCATCGCTCAGTTCTTCCAATGAGGTTGCGACGATCTGGATATCCGGTGCGAGTTCGGACTGATCTAAATAGGCCAGACCGGAGATCAGCTTGCGCTTCGCCAGGTCGCCCGTAGCGCCGAACAGCACGATGACATGAGGATCGAGCGGGTCGTAGTCGTGACGGCGCGGACGTGATTCCGGCGCCGGGTAAGAGATCGTTTGCGGTTTCTTCTCGGCCACGTCCGTGATACTTCCACTGTCAGGCTGTCTGCGCAGCTGCTGCCGTCGGATCGATTGTCGCCACAATCAGATCGATCTTCATCTGCGATCGGTAGCGGCTGCCGGACGAACTCTGTGTCAGCAGCCGCTTATTGCCTGCGCCAGGCGAGCATCGCCTCGAGCTTGGAGAAGTCATACCCCTTGGCGTCGGGATGGATTTCGGTGGTGAACAGGGTGACGCCTTCCTCGACGAAGGCGTCGGCCGCCTCGGGGTCGGTCCACGCCATCGCGCGTTCAATGCACGCCTCGTCACGTCCCGCGGCGGTGGCGAGCCGCTTGAGGAGTTCGTTTTTGCGGCGGAATTCGTCGATCGGTTCGAAGCTGTGCCAGATGTGGGCGTGGCGGGCTGCGGCGGGAATGGTGCGCCGTTCACCGCCGCCCCCGATCAGGATCGGGATCTGACGCAACGGGCTGGGAGTCAAATGGTTAAGCCGATATTCGATGCGCTCCAAGCCCGCGTCGAATTGGTCCATCCTCGATCGCACCGTGCCGTATTCGTACCCGTAGGCGATGAAGTCTTGCGGATACCAGCCGGCCCCGAGACCCAGTATCAGTCGCCCGCCGCTGATGTGATCGACGGTGCGCGCCATATCCGCCACCAGGTCGGGGTTGCGATACGGCATGCCGCTGACGAGCAGTCCGATCTCGGCTCGGCTGGTGATCTCGGCCCACGACGCCAGGGCGGTCCACGCTTCGAA
This window encodes:
- the zwf gene encoding glucose-6-phosphate dehydrogenase produces the protein MAEKKPQTISYPAPESRPRRHDYDPLDPHVIVLFGATGDLAKRKLISGLAYLDQSELAPDIQIVATSLEELSDDEFRDIAKNAIDSYGTHKLTPEQWADFSKIVRYVPQGAGPAALAATVAEAEASLGPKVRRLHYLSVPPKAARDVITMLREANLVERSRVVMEKPFGTNLESAVALNDFLHETFDESQIFRIDHFLGKEAAQNILAFRFANGLFEPIWNRNFIDHIQIDIPETLGLDQRANFYESTGAYKDMVVTHLFQVMAFVVMEPPTALEPYAISEEKNKVFRSMLPVKCSDVVRGQYGGYRGEPGVASDSDTETFIALRVGIDNWRWAGVPIYLRTGKKMAEGIRIISIAFKEAPRSMFPPGSGVGTQGPDHLTFDLADNSKVSLSFYGKRPGPGMKLDKLSMQFSSREIDTADQTLEAYERLILDAMRGDHTLFTTAEGIESLWERSKELLTDPPAAKTYPPGTWGPNAIHQLIAPNAWRLPFERGWREAKN
- a CDS encoding LLM class F420-dependent oxidoreductase; this translates as MTDSTSGTKAAGVSADRPRPVRIGVQLWAGGTPDYRTWRQAVLHAEELGADAIFGYDHFHKPFVDIVDGAPQLQDEQPEVNNFEAWTALASWAEITSRAEIGLLVSGMPYRNPDLVADMARTVDHISGGRLILGLGAGWYPQDFIAYGYEYGTVRSRMDQFDAGLERIEYRLNHLTPSPLRQIPILIGGGGERRTIPAAARHAHIWHSFEPIDEFRRKNELLKRLATAAGRDEACIERAMAWTDPEAADAFVEEGVTLFTTEIHPDAKGYDFSKLEAMLAWRRQ